The following are encoded together in the Pleurocapsa sp. FMAR1 genome:
- a CDS encoding DDE-type integrase/transposase/recombinase yields the protein MEQEHLDVVRVINIDKAKACPKAMEEKESGLLPESVEHRAVKYLNNLSEQDHRYTKVLQ from the coding sequence ATTGAGCAAGAACATTTAGATGTAGTCAGAGTGATTAATATAGATAAAGCAAAAGCTTGTCCCAAGGCGATGGAAGAGAAGGAGTCTGGATTATTGCCCGAATCTGTTGAACATCGAGCAGTTAAATACTTGAATAATTTGAGCGAACAAGATCATCGTTACACGAAGGTGTTACAATAG
- a CDS encoding response regulator transcription factor — MNTINKITKILVIDDHDAVINGTIDAIFSKYSSADIIKAKTTQEALEKLNSFPDRDVVISDLSLPEKLGNKPQPETGIKLLRTIMEKYPSLNLVVQSADARALIRLRPQINEHEGGFTVADKSEPIDQMLTKVEWSLQGINFTPKEMRTGLELKEEWHNLLELAFNQSLTDKEIAKKMSIAERTVRNYWTKIQDALEVYPEDDKNLRLQTEKQAREIGLID, encoded by the coding sequence ATGAACACAATCAATAAGATTACTAAAATATTAGTCATTGACGATCACGATGCCGTAATTAATGGAACTATAGACGCAATTTTTAGTAAATATTCTAGTGCTGATATTATCAAAGCAAAAACAACTCAAGAAGCTTTAGAAAAGCTAAATAGTTTTCCCGATCGAGACGTAGTGATTAGCGATCTTTCACTACCTGAAAAATTAGGTAATAAACCTCAGCCAGAAACAGGCATAAAACTGCTGAGAACCATCATGGAGAAATACCCTTCCCTCAATCTTGTGGTTCAAAGTGCTGATGCGAGGGCTTTAATTCGTTTGCGTCCTCAGATTAACGAACACGAAGGTGGTTTTACAGTAGCAGATAAAAGTGAACCAATAGACCAGATGTTGACTAAAGTTGAATGGTCACTACAGGGAATCAATTTTACCCCCAAAGAAATGCGTACAGGATTAGAATTAAAAGAAGAATGGCATAATTTATTAGAATTAGCTTTTAATCAATCTTTAACTGATAAAGAAATTGCTAAAAAAATGAGTATTGCCGAAAGAACCGTCAGAAATTACTGGACTAAGATTCAAGATGCTTTAGAAGTTTATCCAGAAGACGATAAAAACTTACGGTTACAAACTGAAAAGCAAGCTAGAGAAATAGGCTTAATTGATTAA
- a CDS encoding ShlB/FhaC/HecB family hemolysin secretion/activation protein, which yields MQSEIDQIVKNSQLKYRTATFEDLVCLRSRITQLYLAKGYVTSGAFLANNQDLSNGIVTIQVVEGELEDIVITGLERLQESYLRSRLELAAQKPLNKNDLETGLQLLVINPLFKTVDAELTAGQKTGSNVLLINVKQARSFTAGIGVNNYRAPSIGEFQGSVNLAHGNFLGFGDRLSAEYGVTEGLDIYNVGYTIPWNAYDGTIGFSYNNSDSGIIEAQFRDLDIKSETESYAVDLRQPLTRSPNQEFTLGFGLDIRRRRTFFRR from the coding sequence TTGCAGTCGGAGATAGATCAGATAGTTAAAAACTCCCAACTAAAATATCGCACTGCTACCTTTGAAGATTTAGTATGTTTGCGCTCTCGCATTACCCAGCTTTATCTAGCCAAAGGTTATGTAACTTCTGGGGCATTTTTGGCGAATAATCAAGACCTAAGTAATGGTATTGTCACAATCCAGGTAGTAGAAGGAGAGTTAGAAGATATCGTGATTACTGGATTAGAGCGTCTTCAAGAAAGTTATCTTCGTAGTCGCCTCGAACTAGCTGCTCAAAAACCTTTAAACAAAAATGATTTAGAAACAGGATTACAACTTTTAGTAATCAATCCCTTGTTTAAGACTGTGGATGCAGAATTAACCGCAGGGCAAAAAACTGGCAGTAATGTTTTGCTTATTAATGTCAAACAAGCTAGAAGTTTTACAGCAGGTATTGGAGTCAATAACTATCGCGCACCCAGTATTGGCGAGTTTCAAGGCAGCGTTAATTTGGCTCATGGTAATTTTTTAGGATTTGGCGATCGCCTATCTGCCGAATATGGTGTGACAGAAGGTTTGGATATTTACAATGTTGGCTATACCATTCCTTGGAATGCTTATGATGGAACGATTGGCTTTAGCTATAACAATAGTGATAGTGGCATTATTGAAGCGCAATTTCGCGATTTAGATATCAAAAGTGAAACTGAATCCTATGCTGTTGATTTGCGCCAACCCCTAACTCGTTCTCCTAATCAAGAATTTACCCTTGGTTTTGGTTTGGACATCCGTCGCCGTCGTACCTTTTTTAGGAGATGA